One segment of Triticum aestivum cultivar Chinese Spring chromosome 2A, IWGSC CS RefSeq v2.1, whole genome shotgun sequence DNA contains the following:
- the LOC123189540 gene encoding SWI/SNF complex subunit SWI3A homolog (The sequence of the model RefSeq protein was modified relative to this genomic sequence to represent the inferred CDS: added 34 bases not found in genome assembly), translated as MASAAGAASSGEAPPSRQPYTIPASSGWFRWDDIHETERQALPDFFGGAGGTGFGTASRNPRIYREYRDYIINKYREDPARRLTFTEVRKALVGDATLLRKLFGFLDASGLINFSATSSRPAAQQPGPGAVVEAPLGLQVTPRPPASYFVEERLGGVTGDGPLRLPQLTSYTDVFGEWTPGKGPICGFCSDECKDGKVETLKDGFKVCSTCCKTNSAKKEEANKCSIVKKESSDNHASSAWTDAETLLLLEGVLKHGDDWDLITQHVRTKNKTECIARLIQLPFGEHMLGNINNGKSDSRFHTNQTTDGKTNHFIVKEASSQSADMVDGMQIDGEEDGADKLVEDHPSKRRRLCSSIDVTSSLMEQLALLTTAVSPDVVAAAAAASIKALGNENPQAKKAFHLSEKEYQVKSFSSNHVQESDCNVGNKEAEMHGQTVPDKKTEKNFISTAYQVRAAVGTAVGAAAARAKMLVDQEEREMELLMASIIETQLRKIQYKIKHFEELELIMDQEYTTIQQIKESLMKEWQTVLERAFQTGAPLQRDEVLTRLFLDRSTP; from the exons AGGCGCCGCCGTCGCGCCAGCCCTACACCATCCCCGCCTCGTCCG GTTGGTTCCGCTGGGACGACATCCACGAGACGGAGCGCCAGGCGCTCCCGGACTTCTTCGGCGGCGCCGGCGGCACCGGCTTCGGGACGGCGTCGCGGAACCCCCGGATCTACCGCGAGTACCGCGACTACATCATCAATAAGTACCGGGAGGACCCCGCCCGCCGCCTCACCTTCACCGAGGTCCGCAAGGCGCTCGTCGGCGACGCCACGCTCCTCCGGAAGCTATTTGGCTTCCTAGACGCCTCCGGCCTCATCaacttctccgccacctcctcccgccCCGCGGCGCAGCAGCCTGGGCCGGGCGCCGTCGTAGAGGCGCCCCTGGGGTTGCAGGTGACGCCACGCCCGCCGGCGTCCTACTTCGTGGAGGAGAGATTGGGAGGAGTGACCGGGGACGGCCCGCTCCGCCTCCCTCAGCTGACCTCGTACACCGATGTGTTCGGGGAGTGGACGCCTGGGAAGGGGCCTATATGTGGCTTCTGCAGCGACGAGTGCAAGGACGGCAAGGTGGAAACCTTGAAG GATGGTTTTAAAGTATGTTCAACGTGTTGCAAAACCAATAGTGCAAAGAAGGAGGAAGCAAATAAATGCTCTATTGTTAAAAAGGAGAGCTCTGACAACCATGCTTCCAGTGCATGGACAGATGCAGAGACGCTACTCCTTTTAGAAGGTGTCCTAAAACATGGAGATGACTGGGATCTTATTACCCAGCATGTCCGCACAAAGAATAAAACAGAGTGCATTGCTAGGCTTATTCAGTTGCCTTTTGGTGAACATATGCTGGGCAACATAAATAATGGTAAATCTGATAGTAGGTTCCATACAAACCAAACTACTGATGGCAAAACGAACCACTTTATTGTGAAGGAGGCATCAAGTCAGTCGGCCGATATGGTTGATGGCATGCAGATTGATGGGGAGGAAGATGGTGCTGATAAATTAGTTGAAGACCATCCTTCAAAGCGTCGGCGTTTATGTTCTTCAATAGATGTCACCAGTTCATTAATGGAGCAG TTAGCACTGCTGACTACCGCGGTGAGCCCAGATGTTGTGGCTGCAGCTGCAGCCGCATCAATTAAAGCATTGGGTAATGAAAATCCCCAAGCAAAGAAGGCATTTCATCTCAGCGAGAAAGAATACCAAGTCAAATCATTCTCTTCTAACCATGTCCAAGAGAG TGATTGCAATGTTGGCAATAAGGAAGCAGAAATGCATGGACAGACTGTTCCTG ATAAGAAAACGGAAAAAAACTTTATTTCTACCGCATATCAAGTGAGGGCAGCTGTTGGAACAGCTGTTGGTGCAGCTGCTGCCCGCGCGAAGATGCTTGTGGACCAGGAAGAGCGAGAGATGGAGCTTCTAATGGCGTCCATAATTGAAACTCAG CTAAGAAAGATCCAATACAAGATCAAACACTTTGAGGAGCTAGAGTTGATCATGGATCAGGAGTACACCACCATACAACAAATAAAGGAGTCCCTGATGAAGGAATGGCAAACGGTCCTGGAGCGAGCATTTCAGACTGGAGCACCGCTTCAGAGGGACGAAGTGCTCACAAGGCTGTTCCTGGACAGGTCTACTCCATAG
- the LOC123189541 gene encoding surfeit locus protein 2 isoform X1: MAKKGKAAAAAAASASDSGASSPQGSVEGGGEKEGGFLLGQPTWEDAGGGRWRCAETGHELPEREKDAYARSRACRLALIDHGVAHKKPPLNAFKPHPEHKSKLICNITGDTINKSEEHIWKHVNGKRFLNKLEKLEEKMASGETGKVEGEQSNEVAKKSKSTKKKDKKKEKKEKKKAAVVNPSLPREPEPEIDDSDDSEFWVPPVGSRWDDDDGKDRWESSPGKDDIAEDEGASDDEDDDEMADKDDEVSEELASSRTKRLSVEAVGPSSFATRKKKPRKDE; this comes from the exons ATGGCGAAAAAGGgcaaggccgccgccgccgccgccgcttcagcGTCCGACTCGGGGGCGTCGAGCCCCCAGGGCTCcgtcgagggcggcggggagaAGGAGGGCGGCTTCCTGCTAGGCCAGCCGACCTGGGAGGAcgccggcggcgggcggtggcggtgcGCGGAGACGGGGCACGAGCTGCCGGAGCGGGAGAAGGACGCCTACGCGCGGTCCCGCGCCTGCCGCCTCGCGCTCATCGACCACGGCGTCGCGCACAAGAAGCCGCCGCTCAACGCCTTCAAGCCCCACCCCGAGCACAA GTCCAAGCTCATATGCAACATTACCGGGGACACCATAAACAAGTCGGAGGAGCACATCTGGAAGCATGTAAATGGGAAGAGGTTCCTGAATAAACTAG AAAAGCTAGAGGAAAAGATGGCATCAGGCGAGACAGGCAAAGTAGAAGGTGAACAGTCAAATGAAGTCGCAAAGAAATCCAAGTCtaccaagaagaaggacaagaagaaggagaagaaggagaagaagaaagctgcTGTTGTCAACCCTTCTTTGCCACGAGAACCTGAACCAGAAATTGATGATTCAGATGATTCGGAATTTTGGGTGCCTCCTGTTGGAAGTCGTTGGGATGATGATGACGGGAAAGACCGATGGGAGTCCTCTCCGGGGAAGGATGATATAGCAGAGGATGAAGGTGCATCCG ATGATGAGGATGACGACGAAATGGCTGACAAGGATGATGAAGTGTCGGAGGAACTGGCTTCAAG CAGGACAAAGCGATTGTCAGTGGAAGCTGTTGGACCAAGTAGTTTCGCAACAAGGAAGAAAAAGCCCCGAAAGGATGAGTAG
- the LOC123189541 gene encoding surfeit locus protein 2 isoform X2, with amino-acid sequence MAKKGKAAAAAAASASDSGASSPQGSVEGGGEKEGGFLLGQPTWEDAGGGRWRCAETGHELPEREKDAYARSRACRLALIDHGVAHKKPPLNAFKPHPEHKSKLICNITGDTINKSEEHIWKHVNGKRFLNKLEKLEEKMASGETGKVEGEQSNEVAKKSKSTKKKDKKKEKKEKKKAAVVNPSLPREPEPEIDDSDDSEFWVPPVGSRWDDDDGKDRWESSPGKDDIAEDEGASDDEDDDEMADKDDEVSEELASRTKRLSVEAVGPSSFATRKKKPRKDE; translated from the exons ATGGCGAAAAAGGgcaaggccgccgccgccgccgccgcttcagcGTCCGACTCGGGGGCGTCGAGCCCCCAGGGCTCcgtcgagggcggcggggagaAGGAGGGCGGCTTCCTGCTAGGCCAGCCGACCTGGGAGGAcgccggcggcgggcggtggcggtgcGCGGAGACGGGGCACGAGCTGCCGGAGCGGGAGAAGGACGCCTACGCGCGGTCCCGCGCCTGCCGCCTCGCGCTCATCGACCACGGCGTCGCGCACAAGAAGCCGCCGCTCAACGCCTTCAAGCCCCACCCCGAGCACAA GTCCAAGCTCATATGCAACATTACCGGGGACACCATAAACAAGTCGGAGGAGCACATCTGGAAGCATGTAAATGGGAAGAGGTTCCTGAATAAACTAG AAAAGCTAGAGGAAAAGATGGCATCAGGCGAGACAGGCAAAGTAGAAGGTGAACAGTCAAATGAAGTCGCAAAGAAATCCAAGTCtaccaagaagaaggacaagaagaaggagaagaaggagaagaagaaagctgcTGTTGTCAACCCTTCTTTGCCACGAGAACCTGAACCAGAAATTGATGATTCAGATGATTCGGAATTTTGGGTGCCTCCTGTTGGAAGTCGTTGGGATGATGATGACGGGAAAGACCGATGGGAGTCCTCTCCGGGGAAGGATGATATAGCAGAGGATGAAGGTGCATCCG ATGATGAGGATGACGACGAAATGGCTGACAAGGATGATGAAGTGTCGGAGGAACTGGCTTCAAG GACAAAGCGATTGTCAGTGGAAGCTGTTGGACCAAGTAGTTTCGCAACAAGGAAGAAAAAGCCCCGAAAGGATGAGTAG